From the Cytophagia bacterium CHB2 genome, the window CTTCCACTTTTATCGTCGTGGTGTCTGCCGGAAAAAGCGAAGAACGCAACGCCACCACCTGATCGACGACCGGCGGTTCATTCGTTTCGATGAGCTTGCCCAGCTCCTCGCAACCGAAGGAAGCGCTGAGCGCCATTGCCAGCAGTGCGCTAATTTTGAGCAAGAAACGGATTCTTGTCTTCATATGCTTCATTCTGCTAACGCCGCTTGCAACACTTCACGTCCTGAAGTGAGGTTGCGTTCGATGAGCACGGCTGCTTGCACGCGATTGGCGTTTTGCACGCCGGTGAGATTTGTCGCGAATCGTACTGTTCTGGTATCACCGGCAGCCAAGCCATTCACAGCCTCGGGAGAGAAAACTTTGCGAACCACGTGGCGATGTCCCGCTAGACCTAAATCTTCCCAAACCACAGCAGTAACCGCAAATTGCGAGGCCGGGCTGTCTCCCAGGCGCGCAATCGTGGCGTTGATTTCAATGCCGGTTTCTGCAATGGATTTTTTTGCTTCAAGGGTGAAATACGCAATCTTGCCGGACTCATTTTGCAGCGCTGCGCGGTAACGTTGCGCGGCAGTATGCGCGCTGGAAGCGCCTTGCAAACGAGCCAGCGTGCCGTTGAAAAACACATCAGGAACGCCCGGATCAGCCGCGGCCAGATTGTTATACCGGTCCGCGCTTTCCTGCAACGCGTAGCTATCGTTATAATTCGCGCTGGGAAGATGATGTTCAACAATAATGATTTGATCCGAGGCCAACGCCAGCGACAAACTGTCCAGCGCCCGCAACGCAAACGGACTGAAGGGCGTCGCGTCATTCACAAACGCTTCAACGAAAATCACACGCGGCCGCTCGCTGCGCGGATTCTTGGGATCCAGAGGATTGTTGCGCTCCAGCTCTCCGCAGGCACAGAGGAAAAGGAGGCCGCTCCAGAGCCAAAATCGCGAGTTTTGAATGATGGTTCTCATCGTTTTTTAAAAGTGCAGCATAACGCCCAAACGTATCGTGGCATCATCTGCAAAAAGAATCAGGCCTTGTGTTCGCCAGGATTTTTCCGGCGCCGCAGCAAGTATGCGGTTTTGTTCGGATTGATTCTTGAGCCAAAGCTGCAAGCTTGTGAGCGCCAATGCGCCCGAAACAATCGCAGTGACGTTGCGGACTTTGCGAAAATCGCCGGCGCGGCTGTAATATTTATCGATATCTTCCAAACGATTTGCTGATTGATAATTATCGTAGGCCTGGTGGTGAATTGCGTGGGTGACGCCCGCGGCAGCGGCCGTCAGTGCGGTGGCCAACGCAAGCCAGGTGGTGGGATAATTTTTCAAACGCAGACTTTGGCGGTATTGCCCTTCGCCGGTCAAATTGTAGAGAATATTCGAAGCCAGCATGCGCACCATGTCTTCGCTCGCGTTGCGGTCGCCCACAACTTTTTCGCCGCGTACCTTTCCGTTTTCGACTTTAAGAATGTGGCAATCAATGCGCAAACGTGAACCGGACAGGCTGATTTCGCCGTTCAACAAATACTGCGCGCCTGCCAGTTGCCCAACTTCCTGCGCGGTTTTCTGATCGATGAGGCCGGTTTGCGCCAGGGCTTGTTCCTGCAAAACCATTTCCAATTTTTGGCGTTCTACCACCCAGATGCCGGAGCCCGCGCGCGAAAGCTCAGTTTTGAGCATTTCCGGCACGTTCTTTTCCAACACATCGAGGTTGAACTGACCGCTGTTGTTTTTGAAATCCAAAACGGCGACGGTGATGGCGGCGGAGTCAGGAGGGGCGACGGTGGGAACCGGCACCTGTGCCTGAGCTGAGGCGCCGAATCGTATGTGATATATCAAACACAGGGCGGCGGTGAGTGTAACACTCAAATCATGCAATCGTGACATTTTCTTGGCGCGAACATCGGAAGTGAGGAGGTGGGCACCGCCTATGCCTCGCTTGTCGTTCCAGATACATTAAAAATTTTGTCGCTGGAAATGTCTGGAAAATCGCGGCGCAATGCAAGGGAATTTATTGCACTTTTTGATGCCAGCTTCTCACCGATATGGTTATGTCAGCACTATTTGTATTTTGATTCATGCTGCAAATGAAATTCCTCATGCCTTGAAATCAAAAAACAATCCGATTTCGCACAAAAAAGCCCGGGCATTGAGAGAGGCCCGGGCATGATTTTGAAACTTGCCGATGAGAAAGCAAATCTCATCCGTAAATTCCTCGCAATGCCAATGTTTTGGCGACGCGATCAATGGCAAGCACGTATGCGGCAATGCGCATGTTGACTTTGTACTTGTCGGCGGTAACAGTAACGTCGTGCAGCGCCTCGTTCAGCATGCGCGTCAAGCGGCTGAACACATCTTCTTTCGTCCAGAAATACCCCATGCGATCCTGCACCCATTCGAAATAGCTCACCGTCACGCCGCCGGCGTTGCACAAAATGTCGGGAATGACGACGATATCACGATTGGCGAGAATGGGATCGGCCTTCGCGCTGGTCGGGCCGTTGGCGCCTTCCGCTATGATGCGGGCTTTGATGCGATCGGCGTTGCGGCTGTTGATTTGATCTTCCAACGCGCAGGGCGCGAGTACGTCGCATTCCAATTCGAGCAACTCGGCATTTGAAATCACGTCGCCGCCTTTGAAGCCTTCGAGCAGGCCCTTGTTGGCGTTGCGATGATTGATCGCCGCTTCGATATCCAGGCCTTTTGCGTTGTAATAAGCTCCGGTGACATCGCTGATGGCAACGACCTTGCAACCGATTTCGACGAATTCCTTGGCTGCAACAGAGCCGACATTGCCGAAACCCTGAATGGCGACGCGCGTGTCTTGCGGCGCCATGTTCATTTTCTCCATCATCGCGTGCGTCGTGATGACGACGCCCTTGCCGGTGGCCTCAACGCGGCCCTGCGAGCCGCCGAGAAAAATCGGCTTGCCGGTGACCACGGCCGTGGTGGTGTGGCGCATGTGCATGGAATAAGTGTCCATGATCCACCCCATGACCTGCTCGTTGGTGTTGACATCGGGCGCCGGCACATCGCGCTCCGGGCCGAAAATTTCCAGCAAACTCGCGGTATAACGCCGCGTGATCTTCTCCAGCTCGACTTTCGTCAGATTTTTGGGATCGCATTTCACCCCGCCTTTGGCCCCGCCGAAGGGGATATTGGCCACGGCGCATTTCCACGTCATCCACGCTGCAAGCGCTTTCACTTCGGAAAGATTCAAATCCGGCGTGTAACGAATGCCGCCCTTGGAAGGCCCGCGCACTTCGTTGTGAATGACGCGATAGCCTTCGAAAACTTCGATTTTGCCGTCATCCATTTGAATCGGCACAGACACGATGATTTGCCGCAGCGGCGTGCGTAAGTACTCGTAGACACCCGGGTCGAGATTCAAAATTTCTGCCGCCACTTTGAAACGGGCCATCATCGATTCAAAGGGATCGTCATCGCTCGCTTTGATTGGGGCAGCTTCAACATACTTGAATTGAGTCGCGCTTTCCATGCAGTTCTCCTCATGAGGTTGTGGTACGGCCGGCGGGGTGCCCGGCAAAGAAGCCCTAAATCAAGGTTGAATGGGTTGCGATGATTGCTGCTCACGCTGCAGTTTGCGAATTACTTCCAGGACGACTTTGCGCAGCAACGCCGGATCAGCGTCTGGCCCCAACTCGTGGAGGGTTTCGCGCACAATGCGGCGCAGCAGGTCTTCAGAAATTTCCATATAGAAATCAACGCAACAATTCGGTTGGCCGCCAGGGCGCGCCTTGTTTGGTGCGATCAAAAGCGGTGCAAGTTTTTGATTTTTTTGAGCGAACCCGGCGGGGAAAAGCGGAATAGTTACAAATAAACAAAGCCGCCAACAATTGTTGCGGCTTGATTTTCGGAGGGCAATATAAGAGTTTTCGGAATTGTTGCAAGAAAATTTTGGTTAGGAACCCACCTCGTACTTCTCTTTGAAGCGTTTGATGCTGTTCATGATGGCCCGGGCCATTTTCTCCTGCACGCTGGAATCGCGCAGCAGGCGCGCTTCTTTGAGATTAGAGATGAAAGCCATTTCCACCAACACGTTGGGCATGGAAGCGCCGACGAGCACGCGAAATCCGGCTTGATGCACGCCGCGATCAGGCAGGCCCACAGCCGCGCGCATTTCCTCCTGAATAATGGCGGCAAAATCTTCGCTTTCATGATTGAAGGCATTTTGCGCCATCGCCGTGAGAATGAAATCCTCCTCGCGCTGCGCGTCGAGCG encodes:
- a CDS encoding amino acid synthesis family protein, whose protein sequence is MEISEDLLRRIVRETLHELGPDADPALLRKVVLEVIRKLQREQQSSQPIQP
- a CDS encoding Glu/Leu/Phe/Val dehydrogenase, producing the protein MESATQFKYVEAAPIKASDDDPFESMMARFKVAAEILNLDPGVYEYLRTPLRQIIVSVPIQMDDGKIEVFEGYRVIHNEVRGPSKGGIRYTPDLNLSEVKALAAWMTWKCAVANIPFGGAKGGVKCDPKNLTKVELEKITRRYTASLLEIFGPERDVPAPDVNTNEQVMGWIMDTYSMHMRHTTTAVVTGKPIFLGGSQGRVEATGKGVVITTHAMMEKMNMAPQDTRVAIQGFGNVGSVAAKEFVEIGCKVVAISDVTGAYYNAKGLDIEAAINHRNANKGLLEGFKGGDVISNAELLELECDVLAPCALEDQINSRNADRIKARIIAEGANGPTSAKADPILANRDIVVIPDILCNAGGVTVSYFEWVQDRMGYFWTKEDVFSRLTRMLNEALHDVTVTADKYKVNMRIAAYVLAIDRVAKTLALRGIYG